Proteins from one Dysgonomonas sp. HDW5A genomic window:
- a CDS encoding phosphoenolpyruvate carboxykinase, whose amino-acid sequence MLHEFTLSRDKAMINFTLKYCDTKQKLLSSYGFKRVVEAFIQKIKKDDPIIYDHYIKSFKTDEDLIESLIESFKLLTVFKIEEVIEVDNKYTAFFADKDLFIELIDLLIQFWKNLERYSIVRNSSLGDGLQNVRFIQANDLFNDLVLTTARRITETVNGFEQRVYRQKTVGATASLTLNDVNWNCPIEYKGLAAIPFISTVVIRPPFITYTKRNTRDGIFQEHSQNPLENIVLNEDDWFVFPAKVGIMLTFVYFHKDFMAHGIGLSNLFELAKESEYIGKKPDIIYVFGYPDGHEEKRTFYYKDKKNDILIGYANYCDDIDYFGYMKKMLLTLHNVKQIEFNRLPIHGAMVNIVLKNGNESNIIIMGDSGAGKSESLEAFRTLNESYIRHMRVIFDDMGFLNKEVDGSIKGYGTEIGAFVRIDDLDPAYAYEQLDRGIYTNPDKINARVTIPISTYEVISKGYKVDIMLYANNYEDAEKKIVFYDDLDKAIGIFEDGARKAKGTTTEKGLVKSYFANPFGPVQEREETEVLVRQYFKDMKDNGVQIGEIHTSLAIDGRSKDGPRDAAEELFSLINN is encoded by the coding sequence ATGCTACATGAATTCACCCTATCGCGTGATAAAGCGATGATAAATTTTACCCTAAAATACTGTGATACTAAACAAAAGTTGCTAAGTAGCTACGGTTTTAAACGGGTTGTAGAAGCGTTCATCCAAAAAATAAAAAAAGACGATCCTATCATATACGATCACTATATCAAAAGTTTCAAAACGGATGAAGACCTGATCGAATCACTTATCGAATCATTCAAATTATTAACTGTTTTCAAAATAGAAGAAGTAATAGAAGTAGACAATAAGTATACTGCTTTTTTTGCTGATAAAGATCTGTTTATAGAACTGATAGACCTATTGATTCAATTCTGGAAAAATCTTGAAAGATACTCTATCGTTCGCAATTCGAGCTTAGGAGACGGTCTGCAAAATGTTCGTTTTATCCAAGCAAATGATTTGTTTAACGACCTGGTACTTACTACTGCCCGTAGAATAACCGAAACTGTAAACGGATTCGAACAACGTGTATACCGTCAAAAAACAGTTGGAGCAACAGCCTCATTAACCCTTAATGATGTTAATTGGAACTGCCCTATCGAATACAAAGGACTGGCTGCTATACCATTTATCAGTACAGTTGTAATACGTCCTCCTTTTATCACTTACACTAAACGAAATACTCGTGATGGTATTTTTCAGGAACATTCTCAAAACCCACTGGAAAACATCGTTCTCAATGAAGACGATTGGTTTGTGTTCCCTGCAAAAGTAGGTATCATGCTTACATTTGTATACTTCCATAAAGATTTCATGGCTCATGGTATTGGTCTGTCTAATCTATTCGAACTTGCAAAAGAAAGCGAATATATTGGCAAAAAACCAGATATCATCTATGTTTTCGGATATCCTGACGGACACGAAGAAAAACGTACATTCTATTATAAAGACAAGAAAAACGATATCCTGATCGGATACGCAAACTATTGTGACGATATCGATTATTTTGGCTACATGAAGAAGATGTTATTAACACTTCACAACGTAAAACAAATAGAATTCAACAGATTACCTATTCACGGTGCAATGGTAAACATTGTATTGAAGAATGGAAATGAATCGAATATCATCATTATGGGTGATAGCGGTGCAGGAAAATCTGAAAGCTTGGAAGCATTCCGGACTTTGAACGAAAGCTATATCCGTCATATGCGTGTTATTTTTGACGATATGGGATTCCTGAATAAAGAAGTGGACGGCTCTATAAAAGGATACGGAACTGAAATCGGAGCATTTGTCCGTATTGACGACCTTGATCCTGCTTATGCTTACGAACAATTAGACAGAGGTATTTATACCAATCCTGATAAGATCAATGCTCGTGTAACTATCCCAATCTCTACATACGAAGTGATTTCTAAAGGCTACAAAGTAGATATTATGCTATATGCTAATAACTACGAAGATGCTGAGAAAAAGATTGTATTCTATGATGACTTGGATAAAGCCATCGGTATTTTTGAAGACGGAGCACGTAAAGCAAAAGGTACTACGACTGAAAAAGGTCTTGTAAAATCGTATTTTGCCAACCCATTCGGACCGGTACAAGAACGTGAAGAAACAGAAGTCTTGGTACGTCAGTACTTCAAGGATATGAAAGATAACGGTGTACAAATTGGAGAAATCCATACATCGCTAGCTATCGACGGACGCAGCAAGGACGGTCCCCGTGATGCCGCAGAAGAACTATTCTCATTGATCAATAATTAA
- a CDS encoding class I fructose-bisphosphate aldolase, which translates to MNSKIEQILGDSASYLLNHTSKTIDKSLIHVPGPSIIDDIWINSDRNIQTLNSYQSLLGHGRLANTGYLSILPIDQGIEHTAGASFAPNPLYFDSENIVKLAIEGGCNAVASTFGVLGSVARKYAHKIPFVVKINHNELLSYPTTYDQVLFGTVKEAWNMGAVAVGATIYFGSEESRRQLVDIAKAFEYAHELGMVTILWCYLRNSAFTKDGVDYSAAADMTGQANHLGVTIKADIVKQKLPTNNGGFTAIKFSKTDPKMYSELTTDHPIDLCRYQVANGYMGRVGLINSGGESHGASDLKDAVYTAVVNKRAGGMGLICGRKAFQKPMKEGIELLNAIQDVYLDNSITIA; encoded by the coding sequence ATGAACTCAAAAATTGAACAAATTTTAGGTGATTCTGCATCTTATTTATTGAACCACACTAGCAAAACAATTGACAAATCGCTTATCCATGTACCCGGTCCATCTATTATTGATGATATTTGGATTAATTCGGACAGAAATATTCAAACGCTGAATAGTTATCAATCCCTTTTGGGACATGGTCGATTGGCTAACACCGGTTATCTTTCCATCCTGCCTATAGATCAGGGTATCGAACATACAGCAGGTGCCTCATTTGCACCTAATCCTTTATACTTCGACTCGGAGAATATTGTGAAACTGGCTATAGAGGGAGGTTGTAATGCTGTAGCTTCTACATTCGGGGTACTAGGATCTGTTGCCCGTAAATATGCACATAAGATTCCTTTTGTAGTAAAAATCAATCATAACGAATTATTGTCGTATCCTACTACATACGATCAGGTTTTGTTTGGAACGGTTAAAGAGGCTTGGAATATGGGAGCTGTTGCAGTAGGTGCCACTATATATTTTGGCTCCGAAGAGAGCCGCAGGCAATTAGTTGATATTGCCAAAGCTTTTGAATATGCTCACGAATTGGGTATGGTAACCATTCTTTGGTGCTACTTGCGTAATTCGGCATTTACAAAAGATGGGGTAGATTATTCTGCTGCTGCTGATATGACGGGTCAGGCCAATCATTTGGGAGTAACTATAAAAGCGGATATTGTAAAACAAAAGCTTCCTACAAATAATGGTGGTTTTACAGCTATTAAGTTTAGTAAAACTGATCCTAAGATGTATTCTGAGTTAACTACCGATCACCCGATTGATTTGTGCCGATATCAGGTTGCTAATGGATATATGGGCCGTGTTGGTTTAATTAACTCCGGTGGTGAGTCTCATGGAGCCTCAGACTTGAAAGATGCTGTATACACAGCTGTAGTTAATAAACGTGCCGGAGGTATGGGGTTGATTTGTGGGCGTAAAGCGTTCCAAAAACCGATGAAAGAAGGTATTGAATTATTGAATGCTATTCAGGATGTTTATTTAGATAATAGCATTACTATTGCTTAA
- a CDS encoding murein L,D-transpeptidase catalytic domain family protein, translating to MQKIIMYVLLFFIPINYYSNTKEKATIPFVSVTSECEKLYNDMHLENIVNYAAFEQAYIGYNKIEEKNRNIITLIDFSKPSTQERLYVLDMKEKRLLFSSLVSHGRNSGENYATSFSNENGSYKSSLGFYLTESTYQGKNGYSLILNGLEKGINDRAKERAIVIHGAPYSNPSVIASGRLGRSQGCPALPQALSKPIINTIKGGTLLYIYADDQKYLAQSSILSSYTTTASL from the coding sequence ATGCAAAAAATTATAATGTACGTTTTACTTTTTTTTATTCCTATAAATTATTATTCGAATACAAAAGAGAAAGCCACCATACCATTTGTTTCCGTAACCTCTGAATGTGAAAAACTCTACAACGATATGCACTTGGAAAATATCGTTAACTATGCCGCTTTTGAACAAGCATATATAGGTTATAACAAAATTGAGGAAAAAAACAGAAATATTATTACTTTGATTGACTTCAGTAAACCTTCAACTCAAGAACGTCTCTATGTACTGGATATGAAAGAGAAAAGACTGCTGTTCTCATCATTAGTATCACACGGAAGAAACAGCGGTGAGAATTATGCAACTTCATTCTCCAATGAAAACGGCTCGTATAAAAGCTCGTTAGGTTTTTATTTAACCGAAAGTACTTATCAGGGTAAAAACGGTTATTCTTTAATACTTAACGGTTTGGAAAAAGGAATTAATGACCGTGCTAAAGAACGGGCAATTGTTATTCATGGTGCACCCTACTCCAACCCGTCGGTCATAGCTTCGGGGAGGTTAGGCAGAAGTCAGGGGTGTCCAGCACTACCCCAAGCATTAAGCAAACCGATCATCAATACAATAAAGGGAGGTACTCTTCTATATATTTATGCAGATGACCAAAAGTATCTGGCTCAAAGCAGTATTTTGTCGTCATATACAACAACAGCATCGTTATAA
- a CDS encoding L,D-transpeptidase codes for MKIATIVLLFSIFIFNSCNEKTQESSLVDSQSKDSLVVEEPKAIHFDPDKIEIEKALLYDEHTLEDTYPYKDTVRVFQWDKIRKRLALLDSIESVSASWAILQNYKNKNGEAPLVKVYKRDSYKRISDTLGVERYQSVPLFLPTDSAVAEIYGRDGSLVKLIKNDSSRLVKIATIDMEGEWLVPKKYIKQVNDTIVFRKAIFVDLTNQNIATMEKEGDKWLVRSMNPATTGLHKPPHMQETPQGIFVVQEKKSKMVYLVDGSQETGGFAPYASRFSNGGYIHGVPVNAPSTKLIEFSSSLGTTPRSHMCVRNATSHAKFIYDWAPTEQTIVFIFD; via the coding sequence ATGAAAATAGCCACTATAGTATTACTTTTCAGTATTTTTATTTTTAATTCTTGTAATGAAAAAACACAAGAATCTTCTTTGGTTGATTCCCAATCGAAGGACTCTTTAGTAGTTGAAGAACCCAAAGCTATACATTTTGACCCAGATAAGATAGAAATAGAAAAAGCTTTACTTTACGATGAACATACATTGGAAGACACCTATCCATACAAAGATACTGTCAGAGTATTTCAATGGGATAAAATACGCAAGCGACTAGCCCTACTCGATTCCATAGAATCAGTATCGGCTTCGTGGGCTATTTTGCAAAATTACAAAAATAAGAATGGAGAGGCTCCCCTTGTAAAAGTATATAAAAGGGACTCATATAAACGTATTTCCGATACTCTTGGGGTCGAAAGATACCAATCGGTACCCTTATTTCTCCCTACCGATTCTGCTGTTGCCGAAATATACGGTAGAGACGGTTCACTGGTAAAGTTAATAAAGAATGATTCGAGCCGTTTAGTGAAAATTGCAACCATCGATATGGAGGGCGAATGGCTTGTACCGAAAAAATACATTAAACAGGTAAATGATACTATCGTTTTCAGGAAAGCTATTTTTGTGGATCTCACCAATCAGAATATAGCAACAATGGAAAAAGAGGGAGACAAATGGCTTGTCAGAAGTATGAATCCTGCCACAACAGGTTTACATAAACCTCCTCATATGCAAGAAACCCCTCAAGGTATCTTTGTTGTTCAGGAGAAAAAATCTAAAATGGTTTATCTGGTAGATGGATCACAGGAAACAGGAGGATTCGCTCCCTACGCAAGCCGCTTTTCCAATGGTGGTTACATACATGGGGTACCCGTAAATGCTCCAAGCACTAAACTTATCGAATTCAGTTCATCACTTGGCACAACCCCACGTTCACATATGTGTGTAAGGAATGCTACCTCTCATGCAAAATTCATTTACGATTGGGCACCCACAGAGCAAACTATAGTTTTTATTTTTGATTGA
- a CDS encoding DUF2185 domain-containing protein, giving the protein MHNDENWDDPSIKDYTDMQKYAFVTQRAIDNNYIGYCYRENSEIKIDSGWRFLYGDEDEDYLDNPINTITQDLSAVVEWKPEVKDILASRRGFDFEWNPDKEIFEKISEE; this is encoded by the coding sequence ATGCACAATGATGAAAATTGGGATGATCCCTCAATAAAAGATTATACTGACATGCAAAAATATGCATTTGTCACTCAGAGAGCCATTGATAACAATTACATAGGGTATTGTTATCGCGAAAACTCTGAAATAAAAATCGATAGCGGATGGCGTTTCTTATATGGTGATGAAGATGAAGATTATCTGGATAATCCGATCAATACAATTACACAAGACCTATCGGCTGTTGTGGAATGGAAACCGGAAGTTAAAGACATTCTAGCTTCTCGCCGAGGATTTGATTTTGAATGGAATCCTGACAAAGAAATATTTGAAAAGATATCTGAAGAATGA
- a CDS encoding porin family protein has product MRNCNKYIILICLLITYGSNVFAQRQKVKNQPYADQKLFHLGFTVGLSTQDLILSHSGTVQADNSVWFSEIPSYSPGLSVGIIADRYINQYMNLRIVPTLNFGEKRFVFREQNEKHKNFETSIRNNYLSLPIHMRFNSERLNNIRPYVLAGGFINTQIGGQKEPVIKLNNVDYGIEIGLGCNLYFPLFKLSPELRFSFGLKDILEKDRSDLTDKSLLIYTEALNSAKSRMITLTFNFE; this is encoded by the coding sequence TTGAGAAATTGCAATAAATATATAATTCTTATCTGTCTGTTAATCACTTATGGAAGTAATGTTTTCGCTCAAAGACAAAAGGTCAAAAACCAACCTTATGCTGATCAGAAATTATTTCACTTAGGGTTTACTGTTGGTTTAAGTACACAGGATCTCATTTTGTCCCATTCGGGAACTGTTCAGGCGGATAACAGCGTCTGGTTTTCAGAAATCCCCTCCTACTCCCCAGGACTGAGTGTAGGTATCATTGCAGACAGGTATATCAACCAGTATATGAATTTGAGAATTGTACCGACTCTTAATTTTGGAGAGAAACGTTTCGTTTTCAGAGAGCAGAATGAGAAGCATAAGAACTTTGAAACATCAATAAGGAATAATTATTTATCACTCCCCATACATATGCGCTTCAATTCGGAACGATTGAACAACATACGCCCTTATGTATTAGCAGGAGGTTTTATTAATACACAAATCGGTGGGCAAAAAGAACCTGTGATAAAGCTCAATAATGTAGACTATGGTATTGAAATAGGTTTAGGTTGTAATCTCTATTTTCCATTGTTTAAACTAAGTCCTGAACTCAGATTCTCATTTGGATTAAAAGACATATTAGAAAAAGACAGGTCTGACCTTACTGATAAATCACTCTTAATTTATACTGAAGCTTTAAACTCTGCAAAATCAAGAATGATAACCCTTACATTCAACTTCGAGTAA
- a CDS encoding DUF362 domain-containing protein, translating to MAYVINEDCIACGTCIDECPVTAISEGEIYVIDPDTCTDCGTCADVCPTSAISPA from the coding sequence ATGGCTTATGTAATTAATGAAGATTGTATTGCATGCGGTACTTGTATCGACGAGTGTCCTGTAACTGCAATTTCAGAAGGAGAAATTTATGTGATTGATCCTGATACATGTACAGATTGCGGCACTTGTGCTGATGTATGTCCTACAAGTGCAATCAGTCCAGCATAA
- a CDS encoding nitroreductase family protein, with translation MSLIEDLNWRYACKRMNGKSLEQDKLETILEAIRLAPTSMGMQIFKVSVITDPKVKNQIWEEAAPRQMMIKGCSHLLVFSAYTKLTQDDVNEYIDHLGAVRNITGDRLEEYRTKWSFLLGMSEQEIFEWSARQTYIVMAYASIAAATLRVDSTPVEGFNASRVDEILGLPDKNLRSTLLFPLGFRDTNEDHLADTPKVRKENKDLFIF, from the coding sequence ATGAGTTTAATAGAAGATCTAAATTGGCGTTATGCCTGCAAACGCATGAACGGCAAAAGCTTAGAACAAGATAAATTAGAAACGATATTGGAGGCAATACGTTTGGCTCCTACTTCGATGGGGATGCAGATATTTAAAGTATCTGTAATTACTGACCCAAAAGTAAAGAATCAGATTTGGGAAGAGGCAGCTCCAAGACAAATGATGATAAAAGGATGTTCGCATTTGTTAGTATTTTCAGCATACACAAAGTTAACCCAAGATGATGTAAATGAATATATCGATCATCTGGGAGCTGTAAGAAATATTACAGGCGACAGGTTAGAGGAATATAGAACTAAATGGAGCTTTTTGCTAGGAATGTCGGAACAGGAAATTTTCGAATGGTCGGCTCGTCAAACATACATTGTGATGGCTTATGCTTCAATAGCAGCAGCTACGCTTAGAGTCGATTCAACACCTGTTGAAGGCTTCAATGCTTCACGGGTGGATGAAATACTTGGCTTGCCTGATAAAAACTTGAGATCGACACTATTATTCCCTCTGGGATTCAGAGATACTAACGAAGATCATTTAGCCGATACACCTAAAGTAAGAAAAGAGAATAAAGATTTATTTATCTTTTAA
- a CDS encoding glycosyltransferase, protein MQKKRILIFNDCFYMGGTEILLVNLLNHLVEKECLITLLLPNPSEKNTLLDRVSPKVPIKYIFQKELTGFKKVLYKNILIFYPRLYARLVGFKESDYDEIVCFKDGFYSILFSKLKLPKYLWIQNHPFERDYTSHKLKEWLSYTLNRFQINRMNRSFGKYDEVICVSDSSKESYIKLYHGGKANREIRVLYNALDLSSIALRAEEPVDLELSPGINFITVIRLSYEKTVDRIILAADRLRAEGYTFNCLILGDGDEFDKLQSLIAEYKLNDRIQMLGRVSNPFPYMKRCDWFLCPSSRESFALTLLESTALGTPVVTTECGGPEDVIERGKYGILTENSAEGVYLGMKKVLDDPSLLPYFVSKTDECMKRFDYKKWLNEVDSILKV, encoded by the coding sequence ATGCAAAAAAAGAGGATACTTATATTTAATGACTGCTTTTATATGGGGGGAACTGAAATTCTCCTTGTAAATTTATTGAATCATTTGGTTGAGAAAGAGTGTCTGATAACACTTTTGCTTCCTAATCCATCTGAAAAGAATACGTTGTTGGATAGAGTATCTCCCAAAGTACCTATTAAATATATTTTTCAAAAAGAACTAACAGGATTCAAAAAAGTCTTGTATAAAAATATATTGATATTTTATCCCCGACTTTATGCCCGATTGGTTGGGTTTAAAGAAAGTGATTATGATGAAATTGTCTGCTTTAAGGATGGGTTCTATTCTATATTGTTCAGTAAATTGAAGTTGCCAAAATATCTCTGGATACAAAATCATCCATTTGAAAGAGATTATACCAGCCATAAATTGAAGGAGTGGTTGTCGTATACTTTAAATAGATTTCAGATTAATCGGATGAATCGTTCATTTGGTAAATACGATGAAGTAATATGCGTTTCAGATTCCTCTAAAGAAAGCTATATAAAGCTTTATCACGGAGGAAAAGCAAATAGGGAGATAAGAGTATTGTATAATGCCTTAGACCTCTCTAGCATTGCCTTACGTGCAGAAGAACCGGTTGATTTGGAGCTATCTCCAGGAATTAATTTTATAACTGTTATTCGATTGTCTTATGAGAAGACGGTAGATCGGATTATCTTAGCTGCTGATCGGTTAAGAGCAGAAGGTTATACATTCAATTGCCTGATATTAGGAGATGGAGACGAATTTGATAAATTACAGAGTCTGATTGCAGAGTACAAACTAAATGATAGAATACAGATGCTAGGACGGGTTTCAAACCCTTTTCCGTATATGAAACGATGCGACTGGTTCCTTTGCCCTTCTTCGCGTGAAAGTTTTGCATTGACCTTGCTCGAATCTACAGCTTTGGGTACTCCTGTTGTTACTACTGAATGTGGAGGCCCCGAAGATGTTATAGAAAGGGGTAAATATGGCATCCTTACAGAAAATAGTGCTGAGGGCGTTTATCTGGGAATGAAAAAAGTATTGGATGACCCTTCATTGCTCCCATATTTTGTTTCGAAAACCGACGAGTGTATGAAACGTTTCGATTATAAGAAATGGTTAAATGAAGTTGACAGCATTTTAAAAGTATAA
- the nth gene encoding endonuclease III: MTKKERYENIIAWFQKNMPVAETELHYDNHYQLMIAVILSAQCTDKRINMITPALFEAFPTPEVMAESSQEEIYEYIKSVSYPNNKAKNLLGMAKKLITEFGGEVPNTLKELESIPGVGRKTANVMLSVAFDKPAMAVDTHVFRVSNRIGLTNNSKNPLDTERELVKNIPSKLLSIAHHWLILHGRYVCTARSPKCDECGINQWCKYYLKKNGVKSIEKS, encoded by the coding sequence ATCACTAAAAAAGAAAGATACGAAAATATTATAGCATGGTTTCAAAAGAATATGCCTGTAGCAGAAACCGAATTACATTACGATAACCATTATCAACTAATGATTGCTGTTATTCTTTCAGCACAATGCACAGATAAAAGGATAAATATGATAACTCCGGCGTTATTTGAAGCCTTCCCTACCCCTGAAGTTATGGCAGAATCTTCTCAGGAGGAAATTTATGAATATATAAAGAGCGTGTCGTACCCCAATAATAAAGCAAAAAATTTACTGGGGATGGCGAAAAAGCTTATAACTGAATTTGGAGGAGAAGTACCCAATACTCTAAAAGAACTGGAGTCGATACCAGGGGTTGGACGTAAAACAGCCAATGTAATGCTTTCAGTAGCTTTCGATAAACCTGCTATGGCAGTAGACACACATGTATTCAGGGTATCGAATAGAATTGGCTTGACTAACAATTCCAAAAATCCATTGGATACCGAAAGAGAGCTCGTTAAAAATATTCCAAGCAAGCTTTTATCAATAGCACATCATTGGCTTATATTACACGGAAGATACGTATGCACTGCTCGAAGTCCTAAATGTGATGAGTGTGGCATCAATCAATGGTGCAAATATTATCTAAAGAAGAACGGTGTAAAATCAATAGAAAAATCGTAA